One Nitrospira sp. DNA window includes the following coding sequences:
- a CDS encoding HlyD family secretion protein, with translation MMPVRSTIMKCWTTCMLLLAGAWLFGCKQEAGPPPPPPLPEVQVVEATNQTVADEPEFIGQAEASRIVEIRSQVTGIMKERLFLEGRDVHKGEPLYRIDPVPFQAAYVSAKARASQAEARLVQARQNLARVKPLLAEQAVSQKDMDDAVAEELAAKAALEAAKGDVVKAKFDLDNTLIVAPIDGLIERTRYYEGRLVTAQTDLLTVIHQMDPMYVIVSAPESFLLKRRRDIITKRIEHPGIYKLTGIITFVDGTTYPHEGVLDFADVGLRAETGSRQARVVFPNADRVLMPGQFVTVKFHGVSKPHAILVPQRAVQQGPKGSVVYVVGEGDKVEIRDVKATLWRGDEWIIEEGLRAGERVVVDGFQRAMPGVQVKPVTVAGPTHTAEKTAPTAARSEGTK, from the coding sequence ATGATGCCCGTGCGCTCCACCATCATGAAATGTTGGACGACCTGTATGCTCCTGCTGGCCGGTGCCTGGCTCTTCGGCTGTAAACAAGAGGCGGGACCTCCTCCCCCACCGCCCCTGCCGGAGGTGCAAGTCGTCGAGGCCACCAACCAAACCGTGGCGGACGAGCCGGAATTCATCGGGCAGGCGGAAGCCTCCCGCATCGTCGAGATCCGTTCGCAGGTGACGGGGATCATGAAGGAGCGTCTCTTCCTGGAGGGACGCGATGTTCATAAGGGAGAGCCTCTTTATCGCATCGATCCGGTGCCCTTTCAAGCGGCCTACGTCAGCGCCAAGGCCAGGGCTTCCCAAGCCGAAGCCAGGCTCGTCCAGGCCCGTCAAAATCTCGCCCGGGTGAAGCCGCTCTTGGCAGAACAGGCGGTCAGTCAAAAGGACATGGACGACGCGGTGGCCGAAGAACTCGCAGCCAAGGCGGCGCTGGAGGCGGCGAAGGGGGACGTGGTGAAGGCGAAGTTCGATCTCGACAACACCCTCATCGTCGCGCCTATCGATGGATTGATCGAACGGACCCGCTACTATGAAGGACGCCTGGTCACGGCCCAAACCGACCTGCTGACCGTCATCCATCAGATGGATCCGATGTACGTCATCGTCAGCGCCCCTGAGAGTTTCCTGCTCAAGCGCCGGCGGGACATCATCACCAAGCGCATCGAACATCCGGGGATCTACAAATTGACTGGCATCATCACCTTCGTGGACGGAACGACCTACCCTCATGAAGGGGTCTTGGACTTTGCCGATGTGGGGTTGCGCGCCGAGACGGGGTCGCGGCAGGCGCGGGTGGTCTTCCCCAACGCCGATCGCGTGCTGATGCCGGGGCAATTCGTCACGGTCAAGTTTCACGGGGTCTCGAAGCCCCACGCCATCCTGGTGCCGCAACGGGCCGTCCAGCAGGGACCGAAGGGGTCGGTCGTCTACGTGGTCGGCGAGGGCGACAAGGTGGAAATCCGTGACGTCAAAGCGACCCTGTGGCGAGGCGATGAATGGATCATTGAAGAGGGGTTGCGGGCCGGCGAGCGGGTCGTGGTCGACGGGTTCCAACGGGCGATGCCGGGGGTTCAGGTGAAGCCCGTGACCGTGGCGGGGCCGACCCATACCGCGGAAAAGACGGCCCCGACCGCCGCCCGCTCCGAAGGGACCAAATGA
- a CDS encoding Biphenyl-2,3-diol 1,2-dioxygenase: MKAQYLGHVVFYVKDLQRSLAFYRDLLGFHEVGRIFNGAAAALTSGRTHHELLLIQVGDAPGPPTGRRRGLYHIGIKIGDSLDELRTAKRELEQAGVPIDGMSDHTVSQSLYLHDPDGNEVELYVDADEAIWKNNPDAVVSPIKPLRL; this comes from the coding sequence ATGAAGGCACAGTACCTGGGGCATGTGGTGTTCTACGTAAAGGACCTTCAACGGTCCCTCGCCTTCTATCGCGACCTGCTCGGCTTTCACGAAGTGGGACGGATCTTCAACGGCGCAGCGGCGGCATTGACGAGCGGGCGCACCCACCACGAACTGTTGCTCATCCAGGTCGGCGATGCGCCGGGACCACCGACCGGACGCCGTCGAGGGCTCTACCACATCGGCATCAAGATCGGCGACAGCCTCGATGAACTCAGGACTGCGAAGCGTGAATTGGAGCAGGCCGGCGTCCCGATCGACGGCATGAGCGACCACACGGTGAGCCAAAGCCTCTATCTGCACGACCCCGACGGCAATGAGGTCGAGCTGTATGTGGATGCCGATGAGGCGATCTGGAAAAACAATCCCGACGCCGTCGTCTCGCCGATCAAACCGTTGCGGCTGTAA
- a CDS encoding Glyoxalase/bleomycin resistance protein/dioxygenase codes for MAVQVYGCNHIVIEVTDAKKAVKFYSDVFGLKMLRGGEGAAWCKLGEHQFMAIFEVEQLQPDRVKHFGLMVRDADQIKEVRRKLTRKYKLKLHPDFRCDFRDPWGNRIQVGDLSDESLVWLLPYQEVQKAGITFTKPPRAQPRKETR; via the coding sequence ATGGCTGTCCAGGTCTATGGATGTAATCACATCGTGATCGAAGTCACGGATGCGAAAAAGGCCGTGAAGTTTTACTCCGACGTGTTCGGATTGAAGATGCTGCGGGGCGGTGAAGGCGCCGCCTGGTGTAAACTCGGCGAGCATCAGTTCATGGCGATCTTCGAGGTCGAGCAGCTTCAGCCGGATCGGGTGAAGCATTTCGGCCTGATGGTCCGGGATGCCGATCAAATCAAGGAAGTTCGCCGCAAACTGACGAGGAAATACAAACTCAAGCTGCACCCCGATTTCCGATGTGATTTCCGTGATCCCTGGGGGAACCGCATTCAAGTCGGCGACCTGAGCGACGAATCGCTCGTGTGGCTCCTCCCCTATCAAGAAGTGCAAAAAGCCGGGATCACGTTCACCAAACCACCACGTGCGCAACCACGAAAGGAGACGAGATGA
- a CDS encoding Guanine deaminase: MSTPEEYLTLAIQLALDNVLMRKGRPFGALLVKDGQIVATAVNNVLASHDPTAHAELEAIRAATGAQRNPRLDGHVMYASGHPCPMCLAAMYLAGIRQVYYAYSNEDGESVGLSTSGLYAELAKPLSEQTMRLEYRPVRPAGRDLYEAWRRFNVDPPKD; encoded by the coding sequence TTGTCAACGCCTGAAGAGTACCTCACCTTGGCCATTCAACTGGCCCTCGACAATGTGCTGATGCGGAAGGGCCGTCCGTTCGGGGCGCTGTTGGTCAAGGATGGGCAGATTGTCGCGACCGCCGTCAACAACGTGTTGGCGAGCCACGATCCCACGGCCCACGCCGAACTCGAGGCGATCCGGGCGGCGACCGGCGCGCAACGGAATCCGCGGCTCGATGGCCATGTGATGTATGCCAGCGGACACCCCTGCCCGATGTGTCTTGCTGCCATGTACCTGGCCGGGATCCGTCAGGTCTATTACGCCTATTCCAATGAGGACGGCGAATCGGTCGGGCTTTCGACAAGCGGTCTCTACGCTGAACTGGCCAAGCCCCTTTCCGAGCAGACCATGCGGCTTGAGTATCGGCCGGTACGCCCAGCCGGACGGGATCTGTACGAGGCCTGGAGACGATTCAACGTCGATCCGCCGAAGGATTGA
- a CDS encoding Glutamate synthase [NADPH] large chain — MDKPIIAAKQPAVLSLDPGTYYWCRCGRSKDQPFCDGSHKGTGLTPVEFSLAEKKQVALCQCKQTKNPPFCDGTHKTL, encoded by the coding sequence ATGGACAAGCCCATCATTGCCGCCAAACAGCCGGCGGTGTTGTCGTTGGACCCCGGTACCTACTACTGGTGTCGCTGCGGGCGTTCGAAGGACCAGCCGTTTTGTGACGGCTCCCACAAGGGCACGGGGTTGACGCCGGTTGAGTTTTCGTTGGCGGAGAAGAAACAAGTCGCCTTGTGCCAGTGCAAACAGACCAAGAATCCCCCGTTCTGCGACGGCACGCACAAGACGCTCTGA
- a CDS encoding Rrf2-linked NADH-flavin reductase: MKVALIGATGFVGSAILKEALDRGHEVTAIVRHPEKLTLHPKLHSQKGDVYNEDEVARVVAGHDAVISAFNPGWGNQDIYNQQVKGTKVIINGVKKAGIKRLLFVGGAGSLEVKPGVQALDLPGFPAEYKQGALATREALNLLRKETGLDWSFLSPSADIAPGQRTGKFRLGKDQMLKDANGQSRISTEDYAMAMIDEVEKPTHVRQRFTVGY, encoded by the coding sequence ATGAAAGTTGCATTGATCGGAGCCACGGGATTTGTCGGGTCGGCGATTTTGAAAGAGGCGTTGGATCGGGGCCATGAGGTGACGGCCATCGTGCGGCACCCGGAGAAGCTCACGCTGCACCCAAAACTTCATTCTCAAAAAGGAGACGTCTACAACGAAGACGAGGTGGCCCGTGTGGTCGCTGGTCATGACGCCGTCATCAGCGCCTTCAATCCCGGCTGGGGCAATCAGGACATCTACAACCAGCAGGTCAAGGGCACGAAGGTCATCATCAATGGAGTCAAGAAGGCCGGCATCAAGCGATTGCTGTTCGTCGGAGGCGCCGGCAGTTTGGAGGTCAAGCCCGGGGTGCAGGCGTTGGATCTGCCGGGCTTTCCCGCCGAGTATAAACAGGGGGCCCTCGCGACCCGTGAGGCGCTGAACCTGCTGCGCAAGGAGACGGGCCTCGACTGGTCGTTCCTCTCTCCCTCGGCCGACATCGCTCCGGGCCAACGGACGGGAAAGTTCCGGCTCGGCAAGGATCAGATGTTGAAAGATGCGAACGGACAGAGCCGTATCTCGACCGAGGATTATGCCATGGCCATGATCGACGAAGTGGAGAAACCGACACATGTCCGGCAACGCTTCACGGTGGGGTACTGA
- a CDS encoding Carbonic anhydrase, beta class — MKRLVDGIHRFQSGVFGRKKELFERLAKGQEPDALFITCSDSRVSPTLLTQTLPGDLFILRNAGNIVPPYGPMPGAEAAAIEYAIDALAVKDIIICGHTHCGAMKAVLDPASLDGLPATKGWLVYAEATRRVMAAHYQDLSKDEKLEICIEENVLVQIENLRTHPSVLAALSHGRLRLHAWVYEIESGNVMAFDDQTGQYVPIAEAGRGVAERPERLTAIRQI; from the coding sequence ATGAAAAGATTGGTCGACGGCATCCATCGTTTTCAGTCCGGCGTCTTTGGGAGAAAGAAGGAGCTGTTCGAGCGTCTCGCCAAGGGGCAAGAGCCGGACGCGCTCTTCATTACCTGCTCGGATAGTCGAGTCAGTCCCACCCTGCTGACCCAGACCCTGCCGGGCGACCTGTTCATTCTTCGCAACGCCGGCAACATCGTTCCACCCTACGGCCCGATGCCTGGCGCGGAAGCCGCCGCGATCGAATATGCCATCGACGCGCTGGCGGTGAAGGACATCATCATCTGCGGCCATACCCACTGCGGCGCGATGAAGGCGGTGCTGGACCCTGCCTCGCTGGACGGGCTCCCTGCGACGAAGGGGTGGCTCGTCTATGCCGAAGCCACCAGGCGGGTGATGGCGGCGCACTACCAGGACCTGTCGAAGGACGAGAAACTCGAAATTTGCATCGAGGAGAATGTGCTCGTGCAGATCGAAAATCTCCGGACGCACCCGTCGGTGTTGGCGGCCTTGTCGCATGGCAGGTTGCGTCTCCATGCCTGGGTCTATGAGATCGAGAGCGGCAACGTCATGGCTTTCGACGACCAGACGGGGCAATACGTACCCATTGCCGAGGCAGGTCGTGGCGTGGCGGAGCGGCCGGAGCGTCTCACGGCGATCAGACAAATCTGA
- a CDS encoding RND efflux system, inner membrane transporter, translating into MSPTFFIDRPIFASVLSIVIVVVGLVAMQALPIAQFPPITPPMVQIEADYPGASAEVVAESVARPIELQLPGIDNLLYFDSTSTNDGHLTIRLTFEIGTNVDIAQVQTQNRQKLAEPQLPPEVIRQGITVKKMSPDLLAVMVLQSTDPQHDAFFLSNFAILRIIDNVKRLPGVGDAMVFGQQNYSMRLILNPVRMAQLSLTPTDIATVVREQNRDFPAGTIGREPTPQGTELTLPLITEGRMSDVREFEEMIVRALPNGSMVRLKDVARIELGAQSYVLEGRYNHKPTALLITFLSPGANALDTVKRIRQEMDGLAKVFPPGVTYDIPYDTTRFVEVSIKEVVATLRDAMILVLLVVYLFLQSWRATLIPAVAVPVSLIGTFAGMEALGFSINTLTLFGLVLAIGIVVDDAIVVVENVERHMAGGLSPKEAAKKAMGEVTGPVIAIVLVLCAVFVPVGFLGGITGQLYKQFAITIAVSVTISGFVALTLSPALCALVLKPGHGRHRGFFGLFNRVFDSIQLRYGTVVGLTLRHSLLSLAVFGLVLGIAMHLFRTIPMAFLPDEDQGYFITIVQLPDGASKKRTDAVLDKVENYYQSIPAVYGTQTLSGQNFVFNTRGTNTATMFAPLKHWDERTGKQNHVKSIIAGAFREFAKIPEGLVLAFNAPSIRGLGATGGFSVQVQDPSGGDFKKFATVAQEFVAKARQDPAIGAVNTSFRVSAPRVRAKINRERAKALGVPISEVFDTLQAYFGNFYINDFVKFGRVYRVQTEAEPQYRSTPADISKIYVRALNNGQGPTMIPLDTVVSTTYGSGPDPVTHFNGFNTALVLGSAATGYSSGEALDALQRAAQEVLVPQGFDIDWSGISYQERKAGTQSVSAFGFGLLMVFLVLAAQYESWAVPFAVILAVPFGVFGALVAVWLSGMTNDIYFQIGLVTLIGLAAKNAILIVEFANQRYEHGLSLVDAAMEAAKLRFRPIIMTSMAFILGVVPLVIATGAGAASRHSIGTGVFGGMLAATFLAVFFVPLFFVLVRTFSHRVTGRTGGASPTAAALSAGSQRGVTAGVHQALQKEEEPS; encoded by the coding sequence ATGAGTCCGACCTTCTTCATCGACCGGCCGATCTTCGCATCGGTCCTCTCCATCGTCATCGTCGTGGTGGGGCTGGTGGCCATGCAGGCCTTGCCCATCGCGCAGTTTCCCCCGATCACTCCGCCCATGGTGCAGATCGAAGCCGACTATCCCGGCGCCAGTGCGGAGGTGGTCGCGGAATCGGTGGCGCGCCCGATCGAACTGCAGCTTCCCGGCATCGATAACCTCTTGTATTTCGATTCGACGAGCACCAACGACGGCCACCTGACCATCCGGCTCACCTTCGAGATCGGCACCAACGTCGATATTGCGCAAGTCCAGACGCAGAACCGGCAGAAACTGGCGGAACCGCAACTGCCGCCGGAAGTCATCCGGCAAGGGATCACCGTCAAGAAAATGTCTCCGGACCTGCTGGCCGTCATGGTGCTGCAGTCCACCGATCCGCAGCACGATGCCTTCTTCCTCTCCAACTTCGCCATCCTGCGCATCATCGACAACGTCAAACGGCTGCCAGGCGTGGGCGATGCGATGGTCTTCGGGCAGCAGAACTACAGCATGCGGCTGATCCTGAACCCGGTGCGGATGGCCCAGTTGAGCCTGACCCCGACGGACATCGCTACGGTGGTGCGGGAACAGAATCGGGACTTTCCCGCCGGGACGATCGGGCGGGAGCCGACGCCGCAGGGGACCGAGTTGACGCTGCCGCTCATCACCGAAGGGCGGATGTCGGATGTCCGTGAATTCGAGGAAATGATCGTGCGGGCCCTGCCGAACGGATCGATGGTCCGGCTCAAGGACGTGGCACGGATCGAACTGGGGGCCCAGTCCTATGTCTTGGAAGGCCGGTACAACCACAAACCGACCGCCCTGCTCATCACGTTCCTCTCCCCCGGCGCCAACGCGCTCGACACGGTGAAACGGATACGCCAGGAAATGGACGGTCTGGCCAAGGTCTTCCCGCCCGGCGTCACCTACGATATTCCCTACGACACGACGCGGTTCGTCGAGGTCTCCATCAAGGAGGTCGTCGCGACGCTGCGGGATGCCATGATCCTGGTGCTCCTGGTGGTGTACCTCTTTCTCCAGAGTTGGCGCGCCACCTTGATCCCGGCCGTGGCGGTGCCGGTGTCGCTCATCGGCACGTTCGCCGGCATGGAAGCGCTGGGGTTTTCGATCAACACCCTGACCCTGTTCGGCTTGGTGCTGGCCATCGGAATCGTAGTGGATGACGCCATCGTGGTTGTCGAAAACGTGGAGCGCCACATGGCCGGCGGCCTCTCGCCGAAAGAGGCGGCGAAGAAAGCCATGGGCGAAGTGACCGGACCGGTAATCGCGATCGTGCTGGTGCTGTGCGCCGTGTTCGTGCCGGTGGGATTCCTCGGAGGCATCACCGGGCAACTGTACAAGCAATTCGCCATTACGATCGCGGTGTCCGTCACGATCTCCGGATTCGTCGCCCTGACACTCAGCCCGGCCCTCTGCGCGCTGGTGCTGAAGCCGGGCCATGGCCGGCACCGAGGCTTCTTCGGACTCTTCAACCGGGTCTTCGATTCGATCCAACTGCGCTATGGAACGGTGGTGGGGCTCACGCTCAGGCACAGCCTGCTCTCATTGGCCGTATTCGGCCTGGTGCTCGGCATCGCAATGCATCTGTTCAGGACCATTCCCATGGCCTTCTTGCCCGATGAAGACCAGGGGTACTTCATTACGATCGTCCAACTGCCGGATGGCGCGTCCAAAAAACGGACCGATGCGGTGCTCGACAAGGTCGAGAACTATTACCAGTCGATTCCGGCCGTGTATGGCACGCAGACCCTGTCCGGCCAGAATTTCGTCTTCAACACCCGCGGCACCAATACGGCCACCATGTTCGCTCCCTTGAAACATTGGGATGAACGAACCGGCAAACAGAACCACGTGAAGTCCATCATCGCGGGGGCCTTCCGGGAGTTCGCCAAGATTCCCGAGGGACTGGTCCTGGCCTTCAATGCCCCTTCCATTCGGGGTCTCGGCGCGACCGGCGGCTTCTCGGTCCAGGTGCAGGACCCGAGCGGCGGCGATTTCAAGAAGTTCGCGACGGTGGCGCAGGAGTTCGTCGCCAAGGCGAGGCAGGATCCGGCGATCGGGGCAGTCAACACGAGCTTCCGCGTCTCTGCCCCGCGCGTGCGCGCCAAAATCAATCGCGAGCGGGCCAAGGCACTGGGCGTGCCGATTTCGGAAGTCTTCGACACCCTCCAGGCCTATTTCGGGAATTTCTACATCAATGACTTCGTGAAGTTCGGTCGCGTCTATCGCGTCCAAACCGAGGCGGAGCCGCAGTACCGGTCCACGCCGGCCGATATCAGCAAGATTTACGTGCGGGCGCTGAACAACGGGCAAGGCCCGACGATGATCCCGCTCGACACGGTGGTCTCGACGACCTACGGCAGCGGTCCGGATCCCGTGACCCATTTCAATGGATTCAATACGGCGCTCGTCTTGGGCTCGGCTGCGACAGGCTACAGCTCAGGTGAAGCGCTGGATGCGTTGCAGCGGGCCGCCCAGGAGGTGTTGGTTCCTCAGGGGTTCGACATCGACTGGAGCGGCATTTCGTACCAGGAACGCAAGGCCGGTACCCAATCGGTGTCGGCGTTCGGATTCGGTCTGCTCATGGTATTTCTTGTGTTGGCGGCGCAGTACGAGAGCTGGGCCGTGCCGTTTGCGGTCATCCTTGCCGTTCCGTTCGGGGTGTTCGGGGCTCTGGTTGCCGTGTGGCTTTCGGGCATGACGAACGACATCTACTTCCAGATCGGTTTGGTGACACTCATCGGCCTCGCGGCGAAGAACGCCATCCTGATCGTGGAATTCGCCAATCAGCGGTACGAACATGGCCTGTCGTTGGTGGATGCGGCGATGGAAGCGGCCAAACTGCGGTTTCGGCCGATCATCATGACCTCGATGGCCTTTATTCTCGGCGTGGTCCCACTGGTCATCGCCACCGGAGCCGGCGCGGCCAGTCGCCATTCCATCGGTACCGGCGTGTTCGGCGGCATGCTTGCCGCGACCTTCCTGGCGGTCTTCTTTGTGCCGTTGTTCTTCGTACTCGTTCGCACATTCAGCCACCGAGTGACTGGTCGAACGGGAGGAGCAAGTCCGACAGCGGCTGCTTTGTCGGCCGGGTCGCAGAGGGGAGTCACAGCAGGGGTGCATCAGGCGCTGCAGAAAGAGGAAGAGCCATCATGA